Part of the Cryptosporangium arvum DSM 44712 genome, GCGCGGGTCAGGTCGCCGTGTCCGTTGACGACCAGGACGTCACCCGGTCGGGCGTCGTCGAGCGCTCGATGAATGGCCAGGTTGTCACCCGACCGCACGTCCACCGGCAGGGCGCTGCCCAGTAGCGCGGTGGGCCCGGTGAACAGTCGGATGCCGCCGTCCATCACGGTCATCCGCTGCAGTGCGTCACCGACGGTGGCCGCCGGGACTTCCCCCAGACGTCGGAACTCCGCCGTTGCTGCGCGAGACCAGCTCGGAGCGACGGTCACTCGATCGATCGAGGCGGTGATGTACACGTGAGATCGCTCCTGGATAGGGTGGCGCGGTCAGACGCCGTGGGTCCAGAAGTCCTGCGCCGACCCGGTGAACGACGCCGGGTCTCCGGCGAGAAAGAATTCGTCCCATTTCGGTCCGTCGGAGAGCTCCCAGTGCTCGACCGCCAGACCCTCGTGAAAACGCCACGCCCCCATGCCGACGCGAGTCCACGTCCAGTCGCCGCGCGATGTGCGGAACGTTCCGTGGACGATGCCGTAGTGGTCGTCGGCGAGAATCTGATCGAAGCCGACCGGCTCGACGTTGGCGTCGGCGAGACTCGCCCGCCGCTTCACGTAGCGGCGCAGGAAGTCCTGTCCCCCCGTCGCGGCGAGCCGCACGCCGCCGGTGTGGATGACCAGGTCCGGAGACATCCGCTGCATGACTTCCTCGGTGTGCTGCCGTTGCCGACGGAGCCGCTCGTCGTCATCGAGGCTCGAGTCGGTCGTGATCGCCGCGCCACCCCGGTACAGGTCAGCCAGCCACACGGCGTTCGGATGGGTTTCGGACAGCACGTTGTCTCCTCCTTCTGAGCGGTCCGAGCGCGTCGATCAGGTCGTGGCGCGTCGGGAAGCTTCGATCATTAGACCAGAGGATGGTCTTATTTGAGAAGGATCTATCAGATGATGGGGCGGGCTCCGCGACGGAGGCTCTGATCCGCGGAATCCGCTTCGATGTCGCCTCGGGACAAGCCGTGGCCATCGGCCGCCCTCGACTACGCGACCGGGCTACATCCGGGCCTGACCACGATTCCGCTGCGCGACATCGCAACCGGTCAGGTCGTCCTCGCCACCCGCGCCAACGACCGGAGCCGCCTGGTCAGGGCGGGTGCGGGCTCGGCCGCCGCTGGGTCGTGCGACTCTGATCCGACGCTGGACGGGGATGAACTGCGGGCTGTCGCCGCGGTGTCCGGCGGTCACGATCGGCGCGAGGACCTCCTGGCCCTGCTCGCAGGCCAGATGCGTCTTGGTCGTCAAGACCCGCGGGAACGCCCGAGGCCATGATCTGCGGGTTCGTCGTGGACACCGCCGGGCGGTTGTTTCTGCAGGTCCCCGTTCCTGGGGGCGCCGGCGGCGTGCTGGTGGGCGCGGCTGGTGGTGGAGTCCACACTCACCGTCCACCCGATCCGGCCGGCCGCGTCGGCGGTCGGCTGCAGCGTCGCGAGGATTCGGTCCCCGGTGCCGTCGCGCTGCCAGCGGCGGAACAACCCGTAGATGGTCCGCCAAGGCGCATAGTCCGCCGGGACGCCACGGCGCGCCGATCCGGATCCGGTCGATGAGCTGTCGTTTCTCCCACTTCGGCGGACGACCCGAGGACGAACGTGCAGGCAGAAGGGGAGCCAGGACCGCCCACTGCGCATCGGTCGGGTCATGCCGCCTCGTCACCGCTACGAGGGCCGGGAAGCGTGTGCTCCCCGGCCCTCGGTGGTGGTGGTGTACGTCAGCTGCAGGGGTTGTAGTCCCAGCAGTCGTTGTACCGCTTCTTGTGGTGGCGACGACGACGCGGCTTGCACTCGTTGTAGTCCCAGTCGTTGCACTGGTTGTAGTCGTAGTCGTAGCAGCCGCTCATGTCGTCCAGCCTCCTGAGTAAGTAAGTGTGTTCCCCCTGCTGTGCCACTACCTTCCCGCGAACCCGCGCCCCGCTCGATCGGCCTCGCAACCGACGAAACGTTCGGTTGCGAACACTGGTGTCAGGTGACGAGGAGCCTCAGATCAGTTTCTCGACGACCGAGAGATGCCGGATGGACTGTCCGCCCTTGCGGTCGTCCCTACGCCCGTATCTCCTTCGGTGAGGTCGCCCGGCGCTCAGCAGACGTCGCGGGGATCGTCGGTGACGTCGCTGACCTGGGTGTGGACGGCTACGTTCGACCGGGCGGGCCCACCGAGCACGTCGGTGAGGGTTCGGGCCGTCGCGGTGTGGATCTGGTCCGCGACGCCGAGCACGGGGCTGCCGTAGGCCACGACGACCTGGACGGTGAGCGATTCCAGCTCGTGGTGGGCGTTGGTGTCGCAGGTGATCCGGGCCGCGGCGGCGTGCGGTACGGCGTCGACCGCTTCGTGCACGCGGGCGACGACGACGTGGTCGGCCACGGAGAAGTCACCGGTCTCGTGCCGGCCGCGGACGGGCGCGGAGAGGCGGATGGCGTGCCCGGCACGGTGCAGGACGTCGGTGCTGATGGCGGTCCAACCCGCATCGGTGTGCAGCCGCAACAGGTGGGTGGCCCGGGTGAGCGTGTCACCGCCCTCGTGGTCGGAGGTCAACGCCACTCCTTCAAGGTGATCACCAGCGCGGCGCGGGCTCGTTCGAGCAGTCCGCGTACGGCATCGGGAGTGACAGCCATGACGGTCGCTATCTGGACGTAGGTGAATCCTTCGATCTCCCGCAGGAGCCAGACCGACCGTTGCCGCGGCGGCAGCATCCGCAGGGCCAGATCGAGGGCGACGAGAAGATCGTGTCGCTGGTGGGTTCCGGCCGGGTCGGCATCACGCGCGGGAAGCCGGTCGATGACGTCGTCGACGTCGACGTGACCGCGATGCCCCACCTCGGGCGCGTGCCGGTAGTGCGCATACACCCGTCGACGAGCAAGCGTGAACAACCACGTCTGAAGCGCGGCGTCGCCGCGGAAGCCGCCCCGGCCCTTCCAGGCGTCGAGGAACGTCTCCTGCAGGATGTCCTCGGCATCGGACGGATTGTCGAGCAGCCGGAAGATGTAGCGGTAGAGCCCGGGTCCATACCGGGTCACGACGAGGGCGAAGGCTTTCCGGTCGCCCAGCCCGGCGCGCCGGGACAGTACCCGGTCGGGCGTCCGGACGCGGTCCGCGGCCGGCCGCGCGTGCTGATGTATCGACTGCGCCGACAACGGCTGCGCCTCGTCTCCAGGCTCGGGGCGCGCTGGATGCCCGCGTCGCCCGGGCTCACCGGATTCCGTCTAGTGATCTAGCTCACCCGATTCTGACCGTGAGGTTGTTGCATTTCGGCTCTCTAACTAGGTGACACATCGTCGCGAGTCGACGGTGGGTTCCGCCGGTCGCTGTCGTGACCGGTGACGTACCCGAAGGAGATCCCATGACGGAGTCGACGACCATCACCCCGACGAAGACGAACGACCGGCCCGGGAACCTGGCCACCCGGGACCAGGGTCTGCAGACCACGCAGGGCACCACCTCGATCGCGGACACCGTGGTGTCCAAGATCGCCGGGATCGCCGCGAAGGACGTCTCCGGCGTGTACTCGCTGGGTGGTGGGGGATCGCGGGCCATGAGCGCCGTGCGCGAACGGATCCCGGGCGGCCGGGTCAACCACTCGCAGGGTGTGTCGGTCGAAGTCGGCGAGACGCAGGCCGCGGTCGACATCGACATGGTCGCCGAGTACGGCGTCGCGATCGCGGATCTCGCATCCGGCGTGCGGCGCAACGTGATCGCGTCGATCGAGCGGATGACCGGCCTGGACGTCACCGAGGTCAACATCGCGGTCGCCGACATCCACCTGCCCGAGGACGACGAGGACGACGACACCGACCGCACCCCGCGGGTGCAGTGAGCACGCCCGTCCCGGCCATCGAGGGGTGGTCCGGGACCGTCATCGATCAGGTACCGACGGCGGCTGACGACCTCGCCGTCCTCGTCCGGGCCGTTCCCGGTGTGGTGCGACTGCACCCGGGCCGCTTCGGTGAGGTGGCGACGTACCTGCCCGGCCGACGGGTGACCGGGATCAAACTGGGCGATCACCGCGTCGAGGTCCATGTCGTGCTGGCGGTGGACGCGCCGATCAGACGCACCGCGCAACTGATCCACGACGCGGTCACCCCGCTGGTCGCCAGGCCGGTCCACGTCTTCGTCGAGGACGTCGCGGCCGACTGATTCGCCGCGGGTCGGCGGTTCCGGTCACCCGGTGCCGTCGACCGCCGCTCCACCAGCCGTTTCTTCGCGCCATCCGATCGGGAGTTGACCATGTCCTATTCCGCCGTCGGCCTGTTCGCCGGGCTCCTACTCGCCTTGATCACCGCCACCGCCGGGTTCGCGTGGTTCCTGCTCGCCGTGTTGTTCGCGGCCGTCGGCTACGCCGTCGGCGCTCACCTGGAAGGCCGGGTCAACCTCACCGGTCTGGTCCCGGGACGTAGTCGTGGCTGACCGCCCCGTCGCCGGCCCCGCTTCCGCCGACGACGAGCCCGGGGGGCGCGGCCGCCTGGTCATCGAGGACCGTGCCGTGCAGCGCATCGCCGAGGCCGCCGCCACGCGGGTGGTCGGCGTGGTTCCGGCCGCGCAGAGCGTCGGCGCGCTGAGTTCGGCGTTGGGGCGCGCCTACCCGCGGGTGGACTGCGACGTCGCCGCCGGTCGGGTCCGCGCCGACGTCGAGATCGTCGCCCTCTGGCCGACCCCCGCCGCCCACCTGGGTGAACAGGTCAGAGACGCCGTCACCGACCAGCTCCATCGGCTGGCCGGACTGCAGGTGGACGCCGTCGACGTCACCATCGCCGACCTCGTCCGGGTGGCGGCACCCGCGCGCAGGAGAGTCCGATGACCATCGCACCCGAACCAGCCATGCGCGCCGCGCGGCAGCAGACCGGGGCCGGGCGCATCGGCGCCGTCGGCCCCGTGTTCGCGATCCTGCTCACCGCGACCGGCGTGGTTCTCCTCCACGACGCGCTCTCCGAGGTCGACAGCGCGCCCGGCCGGACCTGGCTGGCGGCGCTCGCCGACGGCCTCGACGGGTTCAGCGCGCAGTGGTGGCTGATTCCCGCCGGGGTCGCCGTCGCGCTGATCGGCATGTGGTTGATCGTCGCCGCGCTGCGGCCACGGTCACGCCGTAGCCTCGCGGTCGTGTCCGAGACCGGGGTGTTTCTCCGCACCCGCGACGTTGCCCGGCTGGCTTCCGCCGCGGCCGACGACGTCGACGGCGTGCTGGCCGCGCATTCCGTGGCCGGCCGGCGATCGGTCACCGTCACCGTCGACTCGGACGTTCCCGGCATCGCCGACCGTGTCCGGGAGACGGTCGACCGGCGACTGGACGCACTTGTCGAACCGATGGCCGTGAAGGTCCGGGTCCGTTCGCACTTCCAGCCTCGGAAAGGCGACTGATGCGTCGCTCCGTGCTTGCTCTCGACCGCGTGATGGCCGCTCTGCTCGGGCTCATCCTCTTCGTCGCCGGAGTCGGCGCTGCCGCCTGGTACCAGGGCGGACTGCGTCGGTGGTGGCCGAGTTCCCCGGGGACCCTGTCGTCGGCCGGCGTCGACGACGTCCTCGATTCGGGGTGGTGGCCGTGGGTCGCCGCGGGCGCCGGCGCCCTCGCCGTTCTGCTCGGCCTGTGGTGGCTGCTGGCGCACCTGCCGCGGCGTGGCCCTGGCCTCCTCGTGCTTCCGGGCTCCGGCCGGCCCGGGCGCCTGCTCATCGATCCCAGCGGTCCGGCCGAAGCCGCCGCCGAGGTCCTCGCCGACGCTCCGGGGATTCGCGCGACGCACAGCAAGGTGCGCCGCGACCGCGGAGAGCTCGTCGTCACCCTCACCGGGACGATCGACCCGCGGGCCGACCTGACCGAGGTCGTCGCCGCCACCGATGCCGTCGCCACCCAGCTCCGGACGGTCCTCGGACGTGACGACGCCCGGGCCCGCATCCAGCTCTCCGTCGCCCGCCGCGCCCGCCGCCCGGCCCGCGTGCACTGACCCGCCTCGACCCCCGGCCCGCGTGCACAGACGCGGCTCAACCGCCGGCCCGGATCGACAGCCGGCGCCAGTGTCGCTCGTCGTAGCGGTAGCGCTCGGTGGTGCGCAGGAACGTGTGGATCGCCGGGAGAAGCTGGCCGGGCGCGGTCTCGTGCGGATAGTGCCCGGCCGTCGCGATCTCCAGCGATCGCGCGTCGGGCAGCCGCTGGACGAGCGTCCGGTGGTGGTGCGTCGGGATCGTGCGGTCGCGGCCGCCCCAGGCGACCAGGACCGGAAGCTCGGCGAGAAGACCGAGCTGACGGCTCGCGCTGACCGTCTGACCTCGCCAGTCGATGACCGAGCGCGCCGTGCGCAGGAACGCTTGACGGTGACCGGCCCGGGCCATCCCGCGGACGTCCTCGGCCACCGCGCGAGCGTCCTGGCGAGCGATCATGCCCGGCACGACGGAGATAACGGGCAGGACCCGGCGGGTCACGCCGGCCGGGATCCGGCCGAGGCCGGCCACCACGGCCGCGGCGCCGGGCAGCGTCGCGGCGCGCAGCATCGGTGTCACCTCGGCCCCCAGACCTCCGCTGCTGATCAGCACGAGCCGGTCGACGCGCTCGGGGAACTGGTAGGCGAACTGCAGCGCGACGCCGCCCCCGAGGCTGTGCCCGACGAGCGTGGCCCGGGAGTACCCCAGCGCGACGAGCAGGTCACGCAGCGCGGACGCGTGGGCGCCGAGGGAGTAGTCACCGGCGGGCGGATCGGACTGCCCGTGGCCGGGGAGATCGACGGCGATCACGGTGTGAGTGGCCGCCAGCGAGTCGATCAGGTGGCGCCAGGTTCGCCGGGTTCCCCCCAGCCCGTGGACCAGCAGCACCGGTTCGCCTATTCCGGCTGTGGTGTACGCGAGGGTGCCGGCGGGCGTCGCGATGCGACCGTCCGCGCGGTCGCCGGGCATCGTAGAAATGATCACTGAGGAACTCTCTAGGTGGTTTCGCAGTTCCGAATGATTTCGGGCCGGGCGAGAAGATGAAAATGATTTGATCCACAGAGGATTGGCGGGATTACCGCCGGGCATCTCGCGGTGGCACGAGAAAAC contains:
- a CDS encoding RNA polymerase sigma factor, which encodes MSAQSIHQHARPAADRVRTPDRVLSRRAGLGDRKAFALVVTRYGPGLYRYIFRLLDNPSDAEDILQETFLDAWKGRGGFRGDAALQTWLFTLARRRVYAHYRHAPEVGHRGHVDVDDVIDRLPARDADPAGTHQRHDLLVALDLALRMLPPRQRSVWLLREIEGFTYVQIATVMAVTPDAVRGLLERARAALVITLKEWR
- a CDS encoding DUF6286 domain-containing protein; amino-acid sequence: MTIAPEPAMRAARQQTGAGRIGAVGPVFAILLTATGVVLLHDALSEVDSAPGRTWLAALADGLDGFSAQWWLIPAGVAVALIGMWLIVAALRPRSRRSLAVVSETGVFLRTRDVARLASAAADDVDGVLAAHSVAGRRSVTVTVDSDVPGIADRVRETVDRRLDALVEPMAVKVRVRSHFQPRKGD
- a CDS encoding Asp23/Gls24 family envelope stress response protein, giving the protein MADRPVAGPASADDEPGGRGRLVIEDRAVQRIAEAAATRVVGVVPAAQSVGALSSALGRAYPRVDCDVAAGRVRADVEIVALWPTPAAHLGEQVRDAVTDQLHRLAGLQVDAVDVTIADLVRVAAPARRRVR
- a CDS encoding alpha/beta fold hydrolase is translated as MIISTMPGDRADGRIATPAGTLAYTTAGIGEPVLLVHGLGGTRRTWRHLIDSLAATHTVIAVDLPGHGQSDPPAGDYSLGAHASALRDLLVALGYSRATLVGHSLGGGVALQFAYQFPERVDRLVLISSGGLGAEVTPMLRAATLPGAAAVVAGLGRIPAGVTRRVLPVISVVPGMIARQDARAVAEDVRGMARAGHRQAFLRTARSVIDWRGQTVSASRQLGLLAELPVLVAWGGRDRTIPTHHHRTLVQRLPDARSLEIATAGHYPHETAPGQLLPAIHTFLRTTERYRYDERHWRRLSIRAGG
- a CDS encoding Asp23/Gls24 family envelope stress response protein, which encodes MTESTTITPTKTNDRPGNLATRDQGLQTTQGTTSIADTVVSKIAGIAAKDVSGVYSLGGGGSRAMSAVRERIPGGRVNHSQGVSVEVGETQAAVDIDMVAEYGVAIADLASGVRRNVIASIERMTGLDVTEVNIAVADIHLPEDDEDDDTDRTPRVQ
- a CDS encoding DUF2273 domain-containing protein produces the protein MSYSAVGLFAGLLLALITATAGFAWFLLAVLFAAVGYAVGAHLEGRVNLTGLVPGRSRG